One Halovivax ruber XH-70 genomic region harbors:
- a CDS encoding type I restriction-modification system subunit M, giving the protein MVENFNEKADFIWSIADLLRGDYRQSEYQKVILPLTVLRRLDCVTERHQEEVRERYEQLQEQGIENVAPALKQAANAEVYNTSEYTFKSLCNDPDDIAENLQYYINQYDEETKEIFEKFDFDHQIQRLEEANLLYKVVRQFAELPLHPDEVPNEEMGYIYEELIRKFNELSNETAGEHFTPREVIELMVNLVFQEDDEALTEQDAIRTVYDPACGTGGMLSVAEEYVRELNTDANLHVFGQELNPESYAVCNSDMLIKGQEPENIIYGNSFTEDGFPSRTFEYMLSNPPFGVSWKKVKDEIVREHEEEGFAGRFGAGTPRTNDGAFLFLQHMISKMKRPAEGGSRIAIVFNGSPLFNGGPNSGESAIRRWILENDWLEAIVGLPENLFYNTGIRTYIWVLSNNKPKKREDVVQLIDAQDLYAEMDESLGEKRHELTQEHINEISRIFGDLEANGRSKVVPTEEFGYRRIVIDRPLRMSFRATEERIESLDDERAFTNRDEEVQEAVKEALYELDSETQWMDREEFIDEVELTFNMHGVDVRNSVYNAIERALGEQNDDAEICRDGNGNPEHDGDLRERERVPLGTDLQEYFEEEVAPYLENAWINESSKYHDDQDEELGVVGYEINFDRYFYEYEEPRALEDINEEIAQVESEIVSLVQCAGEDNE; this is encoded by the coding sequence ATGGTCGAGAACTTCAACGAGAAAGCGGATTTCATCTGGTCTATTGCGGACCTACTCAGAGGAGACTACAGACAGTCAGAGTACCAAAAAGTAATTCTCCCGCTAACAGTCCTCAGACGTCTTGACTGCGTTACTGAGCGGCATCAAGAAGAGGTGCGAGAGCGATACGAGCAGCTACAGGAACAGGGCATCGAAAACGTCGCACCGGCACTGAAGCAGGCTGCCAACGCAGAGGTATACAACACCAGCGAGTACACGTTCAAGTCGCTGTGCAACGATCCCGACGACATCGCGGAGAACCTCCAGTACTACATAAATCAGTACGACGAGGAGACGAAGGAGATCTTCGAGAAGTTCGACTTCGACCACCAGATCCAGCGCCTCGAAGAGGCCAATCTCCTCTACAAGGTGGTTCGACAGTTTGCGGAACTCCCCCTCCATCCGGATGAGGTCCCCAACGAGGAGATGGGCTACATCTACGAAGAACTCATTCGAAAGTTCAACGAACTCAGCAACGAGACTGCTGGCGAGCACTTTACCCCGCGAGAAGTCATCGAACTGATGGTCAACCTCGTCTTCCAAGAAGATGACGAGGCCCTAACCGAGCAGGACGCCATCCGGACGGTGTACGATCCGGCCTGTGGGACAGGTGGAATGCTCAGTGTGGCCGAGGAGTACGTTCGTGAACTCAATACTGACGCAAACCTCCACGTCTTCGGGCAGGAGCTGAATCCCGAGTCCTATGCCGTCTGTAACTCGGATATGCTCATCAAGGGCCAAGAGCCCGAGAACATCATCTACGGGAACTCCTTCACCGAGGACGGCTTCCCGAGTCGGACCTTCGAGTATATGCTCTCCAATCCACCGTTCGGGGTCTCCTGGAAGAAGGTCAAAGACGAGATTGTGCGCGAACACGAGGAAGAAGGGTTCGCCGGACGATTCGGTGCGGGGACGCCACGGACAAACGACGGTGCGTTCCTATTCCTCCAACACATGATCAGTAAGATGAAGCGGCCCGCGGAGGGTGGCTCCCGTATTGCCATCGTGTTCAATGGCTCTCCACTGTTCAACGGCGGACCCAACAGCGGAGAATCAGCCATCCGACGCTGGATTCTGGAAAACGATTGGTTAGAAGCCATCGTCGGCCTGCCGGAGAACCTATTCTACAACACGGGCATCCGGACGTACATCTGGGTGCTCTCCAACAACAAGCCCAAGAAGCGTGAAGATGTTGTACAGCTCATTGACGCCCAGGATCTGTATGCCGAGATGGACGAAAGCCTGGGCGAGAAGCGCCACGAGCTCACGCAGGAACACATCAACGAGATCTCTCGCATCTTCGGTGACTTGGAGGCCAACGGGCGCTCGAAGGTCGTCCCCACCGAGGAGTTCGGCTACCGCCGCATCGTCATTGACCGGCCGCTACGAATGAGTTTCCGTGCGACCGAGGAGCGCATCGAGAGCCTCGACGACGAGCGGGCGTTCACGAACCGCGACGAAGAGGTACAGGAGGCAGTGAAGGAGGCGCTCTATGAGTTGGACTCGGAGACGCAGTGGATGGACCGCGAGGAGTTCATCGACGAAGTGGAACTGACGTTCAACATGCATGGCGTCGACGTTCGTAACAGTGTCTACAACGCGATAGAGCGTGCACTTGGCGAGCAGAACGACGACGCCGAGATCTGTCGGGACGGGAACGGCAACCCCGAGCACGACGGCGATTTGCGTGAACGCGAACGCGTGCCCCTTGGGACGGACCTACAGGAGTACTTTGAGGAGGAGGTAGCGCCGTACCTGGAAAATGCTTGGATCAACGAGAGCAGCAAGTATCACGACGACCAAGATGAGGAACTCGGAGTTGTGGGATACGAGATAAACTTTGATAGGTACTTCTACGAGTATGAGGAACCCCGGGCACTTGAGGATATTAATGAAGAGATTGCGCAGGTGGAGTCGGAAATAGTGAGCCTGGTACAGTGCGCAGGGGAAGACAATGAATAA